The Candidatus Poribacteria bacterium genome window below encodes:
- a CDS encoding undecaprenyl-diphosphate phosphatase, whose protein sequence is MTFLEAILLGILQGLTEFLPVSSSGHLVLAQQFLGLKEPLIFFDVMLHVGTLAAVLVGYREAIGRLLIGGFTTVGDTQFWRKPRATLNTSAELKFISLILIGSIPTGIIAVVFKTQLESFFDEVRIVSVMLILTGIILQLPRLRREKEDSSDTPTAALKTWHAPLIGIAQGCAITPGISRSGSTISLALFLGIPAKTAAEYSFLLSIPAILGAVALKIRDLGDTTIPLHIVGTGMLASFIVGYIALRFLLVLLNRGRFSIFSYYCVALGLTSLLIALIQ, encoded by the coding sequence ATGACATTTCTTGAAGCGATTCTTCTCGGGATTTTACAAGGTTTAACGGAATTCCTACCGGTCAGTAGTTCGGGACACCTCGTCTTGGCACAGCAATTCCTCGGACTCAAGGAGCCCCTCATCTTTTTTGATGTGATGCTTCACGTCGGCACATTAGCTGCTGTGCTCGTCGGCTATCGTGAGGCAATAGGAAGGTTGCTGATAGGTGGATTTACGACGGTCGGGGATACCCAATTTTGGCGGAAACCCAGAGCAACGCTCAATACATCCGCGGAACTCAAGTTCATATCGCTGATATTGATCGGCTCCATCCCGACCGGAATTATTGCAGTGGTGTTCAAGACGCAATTAGAGTCTTTTTTCGATGAAGTCCGCATCGTGAGCGTTATGCTCATCCTCACCGGCATCATTCTCCAACTCCCGCGACTCCGCAGAGAGAAAGAGGATAGTTCCGATACCCCCACTGCGGCATTGAAAACGTGGCACGCGCCGCTCATCGGCATCGCCCAGGGATGCGCAATTACACCCGGCATCTCCCGTTCCGGTTCGACCATCTCGTTGGCACTCTTTCTGGGGATTCCCGCCAAAACCGCCGCCGAATACTCGTTCCTCCTCTCAATTCCTGCGATCCTCGGTGCGGTCGCCCTCAAAATCCGAGACCTCGGAGACACCACAATCCCACTTCACATCGTGGGAACTGGAATGCTTGCATCGTTTATCGTCGGCTATATCGCGCTGCGGTTCCTATTGGTTCTGCTAAACCGCGGGCGCTTCTCCATCTTTTCCTATTACTGCGTTGCCTTAGGGCTGACCTCACTCTTAATCGCCTTAATCCAGTAA
- a CDS encoding LamG domain-containing protein, which produces MRGNLFLLGLTAICVFAVSLSYAIEEEDILVYYSFDKMSGNKITDDSGNGNDAELVGKGSLVDGEFKKAIHLNGGVVVMEQNDFIVPIGEKTEITMEAWFYLNQHASYDGIISIEAAAGGCCEFRTMVNPAFNPFWDAGHHADKSLANFTFELKEWYHYVLVADGKDGKIYVNGKFIGEQPENFKWPKFKEAAIYIGAGENPNLHKVEDAIIDEVVIYAKALTEDEVRESMELSVPGVLAVEARDKLAVTWGDLKTGF; this is translated from the coding sequence ATGCGTGGAAATCTATTCCTGTTGGGGCTTACGGCGATCTGTGTATTTGCGGTGAGTCTCTCTTATGCTATCGAGGAAGAGGACATCCTTGTCTATTACTCTTTTGACAAAATGAGTGGTAACAAAATTACCGATGATTCTGGTAACGGAAACGACGCAGAATTGGTTGGAAAGGGTTCGCTCGTCGATGGGGAATTCAAGAAAGCGATCCATCTCAACGGTGGTGTCGTTGTAATGGAACAGAACGACTTTATCGTTCCGATCGGGGAGAAGACAGAGATCACAATGGAAGCGTGGTTTTACCTGAACCAACACGCCTCGTATGATGGGATCATCTCGATTGAAGCCGCCGCGGGTGGGTGTTGCGAGTTTCGGACGATGGTGAACCCCGCTTTCAACCCGTTTTGGGATGCCGGACATCACGCCGACAAAAGTCTCGCGAACTTCACATTTGAATTGAAAGAGTGGTACCACTACGTTTTGGTTGCCGATGGGAAAGATGGCAAAATCTATGTCAACGGTAAATTTATCGGTGAGCAACCCGAAAATTTCAAGTGGCCCAAGTTCAAAGAGGCAGCGATTTATATCGGGGCAGGCGAGAATCCGAACCTCCATAAAGTCGAGGACGCCATTATCGATGAAGTCGTTATCTATGCGAAGGCGTTGACGGAAGACGAGGTTCGAGAATCCATGGAGCTGAGTGTGCCAGGCGTACTTGCCGTTGAAGCCCGAGATAAGTTAGCGGTGACGTGGGGAGACTTGAAAACCGGTTTCTAA
- a CDS encoding VWA domain-containing protein, with product MQFLNPAAFYLLGVIPVVVALHFLKLRRHPRLVPSIMFWLSTDEDRRANIPFQRLRNLLLPLLQVLFLLLLIGSVARPALRRPGFMPGKAILILDNAAGMSSTEMGETRLTLAKRAAQQYIKEITTSGGLMLMVTNSPETYIQQTFTTDTSKLHQAIEDIAQTHTPRNLRPVFDAATRYTDSQQDNIVFISGTFENLPDVPLPVQEIGVGGNAENIGIVRFSVEMLTDRYEVLIGIQNFTESPREFDVHLAVETVPLDDRTVFVPAGETKSVLFSGDPSGLAGKVLRAHLDVDDHFSLDNSAWALLSPVPSLRILLVSDNRRSLLPELLESYGDHVQLRLVDPADYHGTGDADVTIFDGGTLAGREAFEDFAEVASGTALVFIAPGDNLPFIREDAPVVETEMTPVRVITEDGNHPLMENVSLQGIRVSESTHRELPLWGHSLVETEKGALIWIGSRQDTRLLVFEFDAFNPEISNFALTIPEVPQFIYQCLAWFEVGTAPLQPLRSQGSGTRHAFRTGEEVRVALAREGRTLHVQKPNGTTVGVERPIYTETDQIGVYTLFADGKLLERFTVNLLNATESAVSSSPTGSVAEPSMDVEGGLQPMAQEIWRWFALAAFLLLVLEWWFYHRSSL from the coding sequence ATGCAATTCCTGAACCCTGCCGCGTTTTATCTACTCGGTGTTATTCCAGTCGTGGTGGCACTTCACTTTCTGAAATTACGCCGCCACCCCCGCCTCGTTCCCAGCATTATGTTTTGGCTCTCCACCGACGAAGACCGGAGAGCAAATATCCCTTTCCAACGCCTCCGTAACCTACTGCTCCCACTGCTGCAGGTGCTGTTTTTGTTGCTCCTGATAGGCAGTGTCGCGCGTCCGGCACTGCGTAGACCCGGATTCATGCCCGGCAAAGCAATCCTTATCCTTGATAACGCCGCGGGTATGTCCTCCACAGAGATGGGAGAAACCCGTCTCACACTCGCAAAACGGGCAGCACAGCAGTATATTAAAGAGATTACCACGAGTGGTGGGCTGATGCTCATGGTGACGAATTCCCCTGAAACCTACATCCAACAGACTTTTACGACGGATACCTCGAAACTCCATCAAGCCATAGAGGACATCGCTCAGACGCATACCCCGCGTAATCTCCGTCCCGTGTTCGATGCCGCAACACGCTATACGGATTCCCAACAAGATAACATTGTCTTTATCAGTGGAACGTTTGAAAATCTACCCGATGTCCCGCTGCCGGTGCAGGAAATTGGAGTGGGTGGAAATGCAGAGAATATCGGTATTGTTAGATTCAGTGTTGAGATGTTAACCGATCGTTACGAGGTCCTCATCGGCATTCAGAATTTTACGGAGAGTCCCAGGGAATTCGACGTTCATTTGGCAGTGGAAACTGTTCCGCTTGATGACAGAACGGTGTTTGTTCCGGCGGGTGAGACCAAATCCGTGCTGTTTTCAGGGGATCCGAGCGGTTTAGCGGGAAAAGTTCTCAGGGCACACCTTGATGTGGATGACCATTTTTCGCTTGATAACAGTGCATGGGCACTTTTATCTCCTGTTCCCTCACTGCGCATTTTGCTTGTCAGTGACAATCGGAGATCGTTGCTACCCGAACTTTTGGAATCTTATGGGGATCACGTGCAACTACGTTTGGTTGATCCGGCGGACTATCACGGCACAGGTGATGCGGATGTCACCATTTTCGATGGTGGCACGCTCGCTGGACGCGAGGCTTTTGAAGATTTCGCTGAAGTTGCCTCTGGAACGGCTTTGGTCTTCATCGCGCCGGGTGACAACCTGCCCTTCATTCGAGAGGACGCTCCAGTTGTCGAAACCGAGATGACCCCTGTGCGCGTTATCACAGAGGATGGGAATCACCCGCTCATGGAGAATGTGTCGCTGCAAGGGATACGGGTGAGCGAGTCTACGCATCGGGAGTTGCCACTCTGGGGGCATTCGCTTGTTGAGACGGAGAAAGGGGCGTTGATATGGATCGGTAGCAGGCAGGACACTCGACTGCTTGTTTTCGAGTTTGATGCGTTTAACCCCGAAATCTCTAATTTTGCGCTAACGATTCCGGAAGTCCCGCAATTTATCTACCAGTGTTTGGCGTGGTTTGAAGTCGGAACGGCTCCGCTGCAGCCGCTTCGGTCTCAGGGAAGTGGAACCCGACACGCCTTCCGAACGGGTGAAGAGGTGCGCGTTGCGTTGGCGCGTGAGGGACGCACGCTTCATGTGCAGAAACCCAATGGAACCACGGTTGGAGTGGAGCGTCCGATATACACCGAGACAGATCAGATCGGGGTCTACACCCTCTTTGCGGATGGTAAGTTGCTTGAGCGGTTCACAGTCAATTTGCTGAATGCTACAGAATCTGCGGTGTCATCTTCTCCTACAGGGTCGGTTGCAGAACCTTCAATGGATGTAGAAGGCGGATTGCAACCGATGGCACAGGAGATATGGCGTTGGTTTGCGCTTGCCGCATTCCTGCTGCTCGTGTTGGAGTGGTGGTTCTACCATCGGAGTAGCCTGTAA